One window of Sulfurospirillum sp. 1612 genomic DNA carries:
- a CDS encoding aspartate carbamoyltransferase catalytic subunit, with the protein MKHLINTQDFTLQEVDTLFVRAAEFLDNKQRDILQGRMIITIFFENSTRTRSSFEIAAKRLGASVVSLDVSHSSSSKGETLFDTAANLDAMGPDAIVVRHKSAGVPHILSKHVNCPIINGGDGSHAHPTQALLDFFTIRQHFHDDIAGKRIAIVGDIKNSRVANSNIELLSRAGLEVILVAPPHFLPKTNLRVSHKIADVIDDVDIIMSLRTQTERHTNQIYASLKDYAEDFCITKELLGTRDILLLHPGPVHRNVDIDDIMMKDPRCKVLEQVKNGVAVRMAVLESLITK; encoded by the coding sequence TTGAAACATCTGATAAATACACAAGATTTTACGCTCCAAGAGGTGGATACCCTTTTTGTTAGGGCCGCTGAGTTTTTAGATAATAAGCAACGCGATATTCTGCAAGGACGCATGATTATTACGATATTTTTCGAAAACTCGACACGGACAAGAAGTAGTTTTGAAATTGCGGCCAAGCGATTGGGTGCGAGTGTGGTGAGTCTGGATGTCTCACACAGCTCTTCAAGCAAGGGTGAAACCCTCTTTGATACGGCTGCAAATCTAGATGCTATGGGTCCAGATGCGATTGTCGTGCGACATAAAAGTGCAGGGGTGCCTCATATCTTATCCAAGCATGTCAATTGTCCCATTATTAATGGTGGGGATGGATCGCATGCGCATCCAACACAAGCCCTGCTAGATTTTTTTACAATACGACAACATTTTCATGATGATATTGCGGGCAAGCGAATTGCTATCGTGGGAGATATCAAAAATTCACGCGTTGCTAATAGTAATATTGAGCTCTTAAGTCGCGCCGGATTAGAAGTGATTTTAGTCGCGCCACCTCATTTTTTGCCCAAGACAAACTTGCGTGTTTCTCATAAGATTGCTGATGTGATTGATGATGTGGATATTATCATGAGCCTCAGAACACAAACCGAACGCCATACGAACCAAATTTATGCATCATTGAAAGATTATGCCGAGGATTTTTGTATTACCAAAGAGTTATTAGGAACCCGTGATATTTTACTATTGCATCCCGGACCGGTTCATAGGAATGTGGATATTGATGATATCATGATGAAAGATCCAAGATGCAAAGTCTTAGAACAAGTCAAAAATGGAGTGGCTGTGAGAATGGCCGTATTAGAGAGTCTCATCACCAAATAA
- a CDS encoding phospholipase D-like domain-containing protein, which produces MNFDLTHIILYHSLIVLGEFIIMFTFVHMIYKRRSPVSMIAWFLFMILLPYVAVVLYFIFGFRKRKSQYLKRPISLKEQTYQQHHINPICDILKSYSIADVSMHEHFRLSSDAQKSYEWLIEQIHQAQTSIYFSTYVLKYDYVTKRIFDALIQKANAGVSIKILADTLGSWQLYFSPYRRKKLQRAGIEIRFFMPIFQMPFRNYINLRNHRKIYLFDNHKVISGGINLASEYIGYDANVSRWEDMLFMVEGQSVARYFEIFTSDWYYATKEQLVFQPPDTKGKGHTALQVVPSGPDMEHDVLYEALLSAIYSATTRIWIVTPYFVPDASILQALIIAQHKGIDVKLITPKQSNHVLADLARNSYIHELEESGIEVALHHGVMLHAKAILFDDDSVMLGSVNLDNRSLFLNYEIATFIYSKDIIEEIKTWMRTLLSDSSRDTKEISSIMKILENAMRIVAPQL; this is translated from the coding sequence TTGAATTTTGACCTCACGCACATCATTTTATACCACAGTCTCATCGTTTTAGGTGAATTTATCATTATGTTTACTTTTGTACATATGATTTACAAGAGAAGATCTCCGGTGAGTATGATTGCCTGGTTTTTATTTATGATTTTATTGCCTTATGTGGCGGTAGTACTCTATTTTATCTTTGGTTTTAGAAAACGAAAAAGCCAATACCTCAAAAGACCCATATCGCTCAAAGAACAAACGTATCAGCAACACCATATCAACCCCATCTGTGATATTTTGAAAAGCTACAGTATCGCAGATGTCAGTATGCACGAACACTTTCGTCTCAGCAGCGATGCTCAAAAATCCTATGAATGGCTCATCGAACAAATCCATCAAGCACAAACGTCCATCTACTTCTCAACTTATGTCCTAAAATACGATTATGTCACAAAAAGAATCTTTGATGCTTTGATTCAAAAAGCCAATGCGGGAGTAAGCATCAAAATTCTAGCTGATACGCTAGGGTCTTGGCAACTCTATTTTTCGCCTTATCGACGCAAAAAACTCCAACGTGCGGGTATTGAGATTCGATTTTTTATGCCCATTTTTCAGATGCCCTTTCGCAACTACATTAATCTGAGAAATCATCGTAAAATCTACCTTTTTGACAATCACAAAGTCATCAGCGGCGGCATCAATCTGGCAAGTGAGTATATTGGCTATGATGCCAATGTCTCACGCTGGGAAGATATGCTTTTTATGGTCGAGGGGCAATCTGTGGCACGTTATTTTGAGATTTTTACCTCTGATTGGTATTATGCAACAAAAGAGCAACTAGTATTTCAACCACCCGATACAAAAGGCAAAGGGCACACCGCACTGCAAGTCGTCCCCTCCGGTCCAGATATGGAACATGATGTTTTGTATGAAGCATTGCTTAGTGCGATTTACAGCGCGACAACACGAATTTGGATTGTCACGCCTTATTTTGTACCGGATGCTTCGATTTTACAAGCACTCATCATCGCGCAGCACAAAGGCATCGATGTCAAACTCATCACGCCAAAACAGTCCAATCACGTCCTTGCAGACCTCGCGCGAAATTCTTATATACATGAATTGGAGGAATCGGGCATCGAAGTGGCCTTACATCATGGCGTTATGCTCCATGCCAAAGCTATTTTATTTGATGATGATAGCGTGATGCTAGGGAGTGTAAATTTGGATAATCGTAGCCTTTTTCTTAATTATGAAATCGCGACGTTTATCTACTCAAAAGATATTATTGAAGAGATAAAAACATGGATGCGCACATTATTGAGCGATTCATCACGTGACACCAAGGAGATATCATCAATCATGAAAATCTTAGAAAATGCGATGCGTATCGTCGCGCCCCAGTTATAA
- a CDS encoding endonuclease/exonuclease/phosphatase family protein: MFKPNTQIQCIKTHQNPPKDNLVMLCWNVAKLTNKETFTTYLDSIIKEKNVDILLFQEFKKSVTKELQMGGFSYILAPNMQTKKNIFGVLSAFKIDCNTMLTLLSKKRELHYLTHKSALITRHTLDDSHQLLIANIHAVNFVKNRDFFDEMNQIKEAIYTHQGPMIIAGDFNTWNKKRMQFLKMMIQELSLKEILPQDNHFRKKFFKHPLDHVFYRGFDVMMAQVLNSRKISDHNPLLVTFKNTIC, translated from the coding sequence ATGTTCAAGCCAAATACCCAAATCCAGTGTATCAAAACACACCAGAATCCACCCAAAGATAATTTGGTGATGCTCTGCTGGAATGTCGCAAAACTCACCAATAAGGAGACGTTTACAACCTACTTAGATAGCATTATCAAAGAAAAAAATGTCGATATTTTGCTCTTTCAAGAATTCAAAAAAAGTGTCACCAAAGAGTTGCAAATGGGAGGTTTTTCTTATATTTTAGCCCCCAATATGCAAACTAAAAAAAATATTTTTGGTGTGTTGAGTGCCTTTAAAATTGACTGCAACACCATGCTAACACTCCTTAGCAAAAAACGTGAGTTGCATTATCTTACGCACAAAAGTGCTCTGATTACTCGCCACACTCTTGATGACTCCCATCAACTTCTAATTGCCAATATCCATGCGGTGAATTTTGTCAAAAATCGTGATTTCTTTGATGAAATGAATCAGATCAAAGAGGCCATTTACACCCATCAGGGTCCGATGATAATAGCCGGAGATTTTAACACTTGGAACAAAAAAAGGATGCAATTTTTAAAGATGATGATTCAGGAGTTATCACTCAAAGAAATTCTTCCCCAAGATAATCATTTTAGAAAGAAATTTTTCAAGCATCCACTCGATCATGTTTTCTATCGAGGCTTTGATGTGATGATGGCACAAGTTTTGAATAGTAGAAAAATTTCAGACCATAATCCGCTCTTGGTGACATTTAAAAATACAATTTGTTAA
- a CDS encoding glycine zipper 2TM domain-containing protein, which translates to MKKILFFTLVVASVTSLFAESFSYEQHVRVIKSTPEYRTVTVRTPYQECWDEQVPVTTNSGGSNDNVGALIGGVAGGILGHQVGGGSGKTAATVGGAIIGTLVGKNLSNNQNVQTTSYQNQRRCVTRYKESTSNKFIGYRNIAKYKNQTIVKFSNSPLKTIRVHINVSY; encoded by the coding sequence ATGAAAAAAATCTTATTTTTCACTTTGGTGGTCGCCTCTGTAACATCTTTGTTTGCAGAATCGTTCTCATACGAACAACATGTTCGCGTCATCAAAAGTACCCCAGAATATCGAACTGTTACGGTTAGAACCCCCTATCAAGAGTGTTGGGATGAACAAGTACCCGTGACAACCAATAGTGGTGGTAGCAATGATAATGTTGGTGCTTTGATCGGTGGGGTTGCCGGTGGTATTTTAGGTCATCAAGTCGGTGGTGGCAGTGGCAAAACAGCAGCCACAGTCGGAGGTGCGATTATCGGAACATTGGTGGGTAAAAACTTGTCTAACAATCAAAACGTACAAACCACTTCCTATCAAAATCAAAGACGATGTGTCACGCGATATAAAGAATCGACATCCAATAAATTTATCGGTTATCGAAATATTGCAAAATATAAAAACCAAACTATTGTTAAATTTAGCAATTCTCCATTAAAAACCATCAGAGTTCACATCAACGTCTCTTACTAA
- a CDS encoding glycine zipper 2TM domain-containing protein — MKKVLLIICLTFGMAQADSWNHQNKKAGYNTQRTTVVTKTIYVKQNRQHMNRTQEVNRVRYVTQNHQNNRAVGAVLGGVVGGIIGNQIGGGSGNTVATVGGAIIGTVVGSNLAKNHTTQRVVYYKTRPTHQYKRVASVSHDRFHRRTHR, encoded by the coding sequence ATGAAAAAGGTACTTTTAATCATCTGTCTGACATTTGGAATGGCACAAGCAGATTCATGGAATCATCAAAACAAAAAAGCAGGATATAACACACAAAGGACGACGGTTGTCACCAAAACAATCTATGTCAAGCAAAACAGACAGCACATGAACCGAACCCAAGAAGTAAACCGTGTTCGTTATGTCACACAAAATCATCAAAATAATCGTGCCGTTGGTGCCGTTTTAGGTGGTGTTGTCGGTGGTATTATCGGAAATCAAATCGGAGGAGGCAGCGGCAATACTGTCGCCACTGTTGGTGGTGCTATCATCGGTACTGTCGTGGGTTCTAACCTTGCAAAAAACCACACAACACAGCGCGTTGTCTACTATAAAACAAGACCAACCCATCAATATAAAAGAGTCGCATCTGTGTCTCATGATAGATTTCACAGAAGAACTCATCGATAA
- a CDS encoding efflux RND transporter permease subunit translates to MKKIIKFFLDNSRMNYTFFVLILALGVYSYTKIPKEIFPTFDLDKIMVRGSYSGTSINILDKIAVKDIEDAIKGIEGIDDMNSVIVPGSFSITLDLLKGYDKYNIANQIKDAISDISQNFPSDMNDPKVVVLNTSRSLLTLAVSSDKIPRAQLKKFVKDLRTKILNVKDISDVTIYGDSDMYYDVKVNEKKLDALGINKTTFFTALSNISYIYPIGKIEGTGQHFYISTYNGAKNAKEMEKSIIKVGNKTIYLSDVATVEKRYEDATTLATIDTRPSFNLAITQIDGGNALNATKNIEAMLKPIRAKNKEISFQITRDGSKIIRDRLNIVVSNILFSMILVTLLLAILINSKMAFIVGLGIPTSIIMAVVYFHFFGYTINMISLIGVLLALGILVDDAIVVAESIQQYVEKGYSTYEAALTGASDVAKPVIMASVTTLFSFIPVLMLSGTMGEFMKLIPIAVSALLVASLVESFIFLPLHASHILNAKSKVLSWDKLNKLYNYIIHKLMTFRKTFLFLFLIIVPVLTVLGIKQARFQMFPKFDSTLMTISMKADINTPIEETYKKVNAIARILNQNKKKFDIESITTVAGHRTNAEGGGETYPYVANINLELYKIKPTDFVNKFVTPYLSLYYDKSGRIRTQSSQEIAKEIRQFLKKEGFKKKLKLDELFVAERRAGPVKSDIKIGIISNKVKETRYAITQIKEALKKLKGIKSISDDAKSGIDEIKLKLNSYGEELGLSEKSLGSILSDFFLERKISTALDSTDLLEIKTQSIDKNNLQALKDMLIPLGDGRKVMLHQIVDFNIVKSFEKVNKNFGETTFYVYANVDPKILTASEAIEKIKPVLNTLQEKGIHLRLLGEQEKSAELKTDMLSATFVAILLILLSLLYLFNSFKDTFIIASVIPFSFLGVIIGHQIMGLNLSMPSIIGALGLAGVVINDGILMLTYLRKTKTLDEFFVESSKRLRPIFLTSITTLLGLSTLIFFPTGQAVIFQPLAVSLGFGLGWGTFLNLLYVPTLYAVLHKKRYEKELAQY, encoded by the coding sequence ATGAAAAAAATCATAAAATTCTTCCTAGACAATTCTCGGATGAATTACACTTTCTTTGTACTTATTTTGGCACTGGGTGTCTATTCTTACACCAAAATCCCAAAAGAAATATTTCCAACTTTTGATCTTGATAAGATTATGGTGAGAGGCAGCTACAGTGGAACCTCCATCAATATTTTAGATAAAATCGCTGTCAAAGATATTGAAGATGCTATCAAAGGTATCGAAGGTATTGATGACATGAATTCTGTCATTGTCCCGGGCTCTTTTTCTATCACACTTGATCTTTTAAAGGGATATGACAAATACAATATCGCCAATCAAATCAAAGATGCCATCAGCGATATTAGTCAAAATTTTCCAAGTGATATGAATGACCCCAAAGTGGTTGTCCTTAACACATCACGCAGTCTGCTCACGCTTGCAGTCTCTTCAGATAAAATTCCACGCGCCCAACTTAAAAAATTTGTCAAAGATTTAAGAACCAAAATTCTCAATGTCAAAGATATCTCTGATGTGACGATTTATGGGGATTCTGATATGTATTATGATGTTAAAGTGAACGAAAAAAAGCTGGATGCATTAGGAATCAATAAAACAACATTTTTCACCGCCCTCTCAAATATCTCCTATATCTATCCGATAGGAAAAATCGAAGGAACGGGGCAGCATTTTTATATCTCAACTTATAATGGTGCCAAAAATGCAAAAGAGATGGAAAAATCGATTATTAAAGTAGGTAATAAAACAATCTATCTCAGCGATGTCGCGACGGTAGAAAAGCGTTATGAAGATGCCACGACTCTTGCGACCATCGACACCCGCCCCTCTTTCAATCTCGCAATCACACAGATTGATGGCGGAAATGCGCTCAATGCAACAAAGAATATCGAAGCCATGCTCAAACCGATACGAGCCAAAAATAAAGAGATAAGCTTTCAAATCACGCGAGATGGCAGTAAAATTATCCGAGATCGTCTCAATATCGTAGTATCAAATATCCTCTTTAGTATGATTCTTGTCACCCTCTTACTGGCTATCTTGATCAATAGTAAGATGGCTTTTATCGTGGGACTTGGTATTCCAACCTCTATTATTATGGCGGTTGTCTATTTTCATTTCTTTGGTTACACTATCAATATGATCTCACTCATTGGGGTATTACTCGCCCTTGGGATTTTAGTGGATGATGCGATTGTTGTGGCTGAAAGTATTCAGCAGTACGTTGAAAAAGGTTATTCCACGTATGAGGCAGCGCTCACGGGAGCCTCTGATGTGGCTAAGCCCGTTATCATGGCATCGGTGACGACACTGTTTTCATTCATCCCGGTGTTGATGCTCTCTGGTACCATGGGAGAATTTATGAAATTGATTCCCATTGCTGTGTCTGCTTTATTGGTCGCCTCATTGGTTGAATCTTTTATTTTCTTACCCCTTCATGCATCACACATACTCAATGCCAAATCCAAAGTACTCTCATGGGACAAACTAAACAAACTCTATAATTATATTATTCACAAATTGATGACGTTCCGCAAAACATTCCTCTTTTTATTTTTGATTATCGTACCCGTTTTGACAGTATTGGGTATCAAACAGGCACGATTTCAAATGTTTCCGAAATTTGACTCTACTTTGATGACAATCTCTATGAAAGCAGACATCAATACCCCTATTGAGGAGACCTATAAAAAAGTCAATGCAATCGCACGAATTTTAAATCAAAACAAGAAAAAATTTGATATAGAATCCATCACAACCGTCGCAGGACATCGTACCAACGCAGAAGGAGGCGGAGAAACCTACCCTTATGTTGCCAATATTAATTTAGAACTCTACAAAATCAAACCAACGGATTTCGTGAACAAATTTGTCACCCCATATTTGAGTCTTTATTATGATAAAAGTGGACGAATACGTACCCAATCATCACAAGAAATTGCCAAAGAAATACGTCAATTTTTGAAAAAAGAAGGATTCAAAAAGAAATTAAAACTCGATGAATTATTTGTAGCAGAAAGACGTGCTGGTCCAGTAAAATCAGATATTAAAATCGGTATCATCTCCAATAAAGTCAAAGAGACACGATATGCCATCACGCAGATCAAAGAGGCCTTGAAAAAATTAAAAGGTATCAAATCTATCTCCGATGATGCAAAAAGTGGTATCGATGAGATAAAATTGAAGCTCAACTCTTATGGCGAAGAGCTAGGGCTCAGTGAGAAATCACTAGGGTCCATACTGTCTGACTTTTTTCTAGAACGCAAAATCAGCACCGCACTTGATTCTACGGATTTATTAGAAATCAAAACTCAAAGTATTGACAAAAATAATCTCCAAGCATTAAAAGATATGCTTATTCCGCTGGGAGATGGTAGAAAAGTGATGTTGCACCAAATCGTGGATTTTAATATTGTTAAATCGTTTGAAAAAGTCAATAAGAATTTTGGTGAAACAACCTTTTATGTTTATGCCAATGTCGATCCGAAGATTCTCACCGCATCTGAAGCCATTGAGAAAATCAAACCAGTCTTGAACACACTGCAAGAAAAAGGAATTCATCTACGATTATTGGGGGAACAAGAAAAAAGTGCTGAACTCAAAACCGATATGCTCAGCGCTACCTTTGTAGCTATTTTATTGATTTTGCTCAGTCTCTTGTATCTTTTTAACTCCTTTAAAGATACATTTATCATTGCTTCAGTGATTCCATTCTCATTTTTAGGCGTCATTATCGGGCATCAGATTATGGGCCTTAATCTTAGTATGCCTTCCATCATCGGCGCCCTTGGTCTTGCGGGTGTGGTCATCAATGACGGTATTTTAATGTTGACATACTTGCGCAAAACCAAAACATTGGATGAGTTTTTTGTCGAATCTTCAAAACGCTTAAGACCAATATTTTTGACCTCCATTACAACGCTTTTGGGTCTATCGACTTTGATTTTCTTTCCAACAGGTCAAGCGGTCATCTTCCAACCACTAGCCGTATCATTAGGCTTTGGATTGGGTTGGGGAACCTTCTTAAATCTCTTGTATGTACCAACACTTTATGCGGTATTGCACAAAAAACGTTACGAAAAAGAGTTGGCACAATATTAA
- a CDS encoding BatD family protein: MKQILGKIFVIFLLALPLFAGVKATVDKSAVYAGDNLNYTISIDGKNPKFPDIRDIGGNTILGVSSSQRVNIINGDYKSVISKSYTIAPTKSFTIPSFKVQSDGKTFETNPIQVNVVKPSASKPGDAYSVHIVADHTKVYVGQPVRLDVKIQYKLNANIDKISVSEPKAEDFWVKKDANPTQSMNGDRITQTYHYLLFPQKSGTFTIDPVVANIGKVARSNGSRGSFFNDPFFNAFNSQIQWRKIFSNQLSINVKPLPNNLEVYGAFHIKASVDKTTTVANKPVNMTIKITGVGNIDDIKKFAINLPNVVEYSDEPSLKSSFKAGEYGGVFTQKIALIADKDFVIPALKFSYFDKDKKLAVTKTTRPISITVKGGSTITTPPPKIHKASGAEVATTNTSKVNPAPVMNTENYMLKYWYFVAGLLIGIGGTLLVLRLKRHDSNQQETPLIKKIKKAKGDKELFDVLLGVDKADVYINQIVEKLEENLYGGGEHKISKKEIIEHFLNLD, from the coding sequence ATGAAACAAATCCTTGGTAAAATATTTGTAATATTTTTATTGGCATTGCCACTGTTTGCCGGGGTGAAGGCCACCGTCGATAAAAGTGCTGTTTATGCAGGAGATAATCTAAACTATACTATTAGTATCGATGGAAAAAATCCAAAATTTCCAGACATCAGAGATATTGGTGGCAATACTATCCTTGGTGTCTCATCATCACAACGCGTGAATATCATCAACGGTGATTATAAGAGTGTCATCTCTAAGTCTTATACGATTGCACCAACGAAAAGTTTCACGATTCCTTCGTTCAAAGTACAAAGTGATGGAAAGACTTTTGAAACCAATCCGATACAAGTCAATGTCGTAAAGCCGAGCGCTTCAAAGCCCGGGGATGCTTATTCGGTGCACATTGTGGCTGATCACACAAAAGTATATGTGGGACAACCGGTGAGATTGGATGTCAAAATTCAATACAAATTAAATGCCAATATCGATAAAATTTCGGTGAGTGAACCAAAAGCTGAGGATTTTTGGGTGAAAAAAGATGCGAATCCAACACAAAGTATGAATGGTGATCGCATCACTCAAACCTATCATTATCTCTTATTCCCGCAAAAAAGTGGAACTTTTACGATAGACCCAGTTGTCGCAAATATCGGCAAGGTAGCTCGCTCCAATGGAAGTCGAGGAAGCTTTTTTAATGATCCGTTTTTTAATGCCTTTAACTCTCAAATTCAATGGAGAAAGATTTTTTCCAATCAACTCAGCATCAATGTCAAGCCCCTTCCAAATAACTTAGAAGTCTATGGGGCCTTTCATATCAAAGCCAGCGTGGATAAAACGACAACAGTGGCCAATAAGCCTGTGAATATGACTATCAAGATTACAGGAGTTGGCAATATTGATGATATCAAAAAATTTGCTATCAATTTGCCAAATGTCGTGGAATATTCAGATGAACCCTCTTTGAAATCGAGTTTTAAAGCAGGAGAGTACGGTGGAGTATTCACTCAAAAAATCGCGCTTATAGCGGATAAAGATTTTGTGATACCTGCACTAAAATTTAGTTATTTTGATAAAGACAAAAAGTTAGCTGTGACCAAGACGACCCGACCGATTTCTATCACGGTCAAAGGGGGCAGCACGATTACGACACCACCACCAAAAATCCATAAAGCATCAGGGGCAGAAGTCGCAACAACGAACACTTCAAAAGTGAACCCCGCACCCGTTATGAACACAGAAAATTATATGCTGAAATATTGGTATTTTGTGGCAGGACTTTTGATTGGAATCGGAGGTACGCTCTTGGTGCTTCGCTTGAAACGTCATGATTCAAACCAACAAGAAACCCCTCTTATTAAAAAAATCAAAAAAGCTAAGGGGGATAAAGAACTCTTTGATGTGCTCTTAGGCGTGGATAAAGCAGATGTCTATATCAATCAAATTGTAGAAAAACTTGAAGAAAATCTTTATGGTGGTGGTGAACATAAAATCTCCAAAAAAGAGATTATCGAACACTTTTTGAATCTTGACTGA
- a CDS encoding tetratricopeptide repeat protein, producing the protein MRGVLLLLGTMALLHAGIFDFLDVNKAHTSYENKDYKAAIQSYKKLENKAGGRYDLANSYYKSKQYKKALESYEKITDKKLEFKKLHNLGNTYAHLGKIDDAIKSYEAALKIKKDKDTQYNLDLLKKQKKEQQKKQNKNQKNKKNDKKQNSKNQQNKQNKNDQKNQQNQKNQQNKQNKNNQNKNDQRKKDQQNKSQEQHNKNQKKTQNKDAKKSTPESKKQRKKQAQGSIKKAPPISDMEERKYQKMLNNRGVNTLMLPLKSKGDLHHETNPW; encoded by the coding sequence ATGAGGGGTGTTTTATTACTATTAGGTACGATGGCCTTGTTGCATGCGGGAATTTTTGATTTTTTAGATGTCAATAAGGCGCATACAAGTTATGAAAACAAAGATTATAAAGCTGCGATTCAAAGCTATAAAAAGCTAGAAAATAAAGCAGGGGGAAGATATGATTTGGCAAACAGTTACTATAAGAGTAAGCAGTACAAAAAAGCACTTGAATCGTATGAAAAAATTACAGATAAAAAGCTTGAATTCAAAAAATTGCACAATTTAGGTAATACGTATGCACATCTTGGCAAGATTGATGATGCCATCAAAAGCTATGAAGCAGCACTCAAAATCAAAAAAGATAAAGATACCCAATACAATCTGGATTTGCTGAAAAAACAGAAAAAAGAGCAACAAAAAAAACAAAATAAAAACCAAAAGAACAAGAAAAACGACAAGAAGCAAAACAGTAAAAATCAGCAAAATAAACAGAATAAAAATGATCAGAAAAATCAGCAAAATCAAAAGAATCAACAAAATAAGCAAAATAAAAACAATCAAAACAAAAATGACCAAAGGAAAAAAGACCAACAGAACAAAAGCCAAGAGCAACACAATAAAAATCAGAAAAAAACTCAGAATAAAGATGCGAAAAAAAGTACACCTGAGTCTAAAAAACAGCGCAAAAAACAAGCGCAAGGCAGTATAAAAAAAGCTCCTCCAATCAGTGATATGGAAGAGCGAAAATATCAAAAAATGTTAAATAACAGAGGCGTTAATACTCTTATGCTTCCATTAAAATCAAAAGGAGATTTGCATCATGAAACAAATCCTTGGTAA
- a CDS encoding vWA domain-containing protein, translating to MIEFEHLNYLWGALLLLPLFYFLKRNKNALEMIFSAEVLQKIRVKNRGLSKKMRNIMMILSLFFMIVALTRPYINNGEVKVKSSFINLVVGFDISNSMFANDIYPNRLAFAKQKFDALLKNLKNAKVGVLAFSSRAFLVAPLSEDYNSLEFLVKNMGMDNISLRGTDILSALEAAQNLYGNEEKKAFLIFTDGGDKKRFDKEIAYAKAHHIVVFIYNIGTEKGGVIKTPQGVLKDKNGNIVVVKINKNIESLALQTGGAYLRDSLSSHDMTTLSDAIKSQFKAIGTKETEIVDKKELFYYPLGVAILLFFLSIFSINRRRR from the coding sequence ATGATAGAATTCGAACATTTGAATTATTTATGGGGTGCTTTGTTGCTCTTGCCTTTGTTTTATTTTTTAAAACGCAATAAAAATGCTTTGGAGATGATTTTTTCCGCAGAAGTACTACAAAAAATCCGTGTCAAAAATCGAGGCTTGAGCAAAAAAATGCGAAATATCATGATGATACTGTCGTTGTTTTTTATGATTGTAGCACTCACAAGACCCTATATCAATAATGGCGAAGTCAAGGTCAAATCGAGTTTTATTAATCTCGTCGTTGGATTTGATATCTCAAATTCAATGTTTGCCAATGATATCTATCCAAACCGCCTTGCTTTTGCAAAACAGAAGTTCGATGCGCTATTAAAAAATCTAAAAAATGCAAAAGTAGGGGTACTCGCATTTAGTTCACGTGCTTTTTTGGTCGCTCCTTTGAGTGAAGATTATAATTCCTTAGAATTTTTGGTAAAAAATATGGGGATGGACAATATCAGCCTTCGTGGGACAGATATCCTAAGCGCGCTTGAGGCGGCACAAAATTTGTATGGCAATGAAGAGAAAAAAGCCTTTTTGATTTTCACAGATGGTGGTGATAAAAAGAGATTTGATAAAGAGATCGCGTATGCCAAAGCCCATCATATTGTTGTCTTTATTTATAATATTGGAACAGAAAAAGGAGGCGTTATCAAGACGCCACAAGGCGTTCTCAAAGACAAAAATGGCAATATTGTCGTCGTGAAAATCAACAAAAATATTGAATCTCTAGCACTTCAAACCGGAGGGGCGTATTTGCGTGATTCGCTCTCTTCTCATGATATGACGACACTGAGTGATGCCATCAAATCTCAATTTAAGGCAATTGGCACCAAAGAGACAGAGATAGTGGATAAAAAAGAGTTGTTTTATTACCCTTTGGGTGTGGCTATTTTATTGTTTTTCTTGAGTATTTTTTCGATTAATCGGAGGCGAAGATGA